The following is a genomic window from Candidatus Nitrosotenuis cloacae.
GACGAGCTTGCAAAATTAGAATCAATCAGCTCCACAATCGGCGAGGAGTTCAAAAAGATCTCAGGAGTCAAAGTTACGGCATGAGCTCGCAGGGCGGAGTCCAGTACAGCAAAATTGCGGAGATCAAAGGACCGCTTGTCATAGTTGACGGAGTAGAATCAGTTGCATTTGACGAACTAGTTGAAATCCAGACTGCAGAGGGAAAAAGACTCGGCAAGGTACTGGAGGTAGGAAACGGAAAGGCAATCGTCCAGGTGTTCGAGGGAACTACGGGACTTTCCATATCTGGAACAAGCGCCAAGTTCGCAGGCAAGGTCATGGAGATGCCAGTATCAGAGCAGGTACTCGGAAGAGTATTTGACGGACTGGGAAGACCAATTGACGGACTGCCGGATCCGATCGCGGAAAAATTCATCGACATCAACGGAGAGCCGATGAACCCGGAGCAGAGGGAATACCCAAGGGATTTCATTCAGACAGGAGTTTCAGTAATCGACGGAATGTTGACGCTTGTCAGGGGACAAAAGCTTCCAATCTTTTCAGGCTCTGGCATGTCGCACAACATCCTTGCAGCGCAGGTGGCAAGGCAGGCGGCAGTGGTCGGAACTACCGACGAGTTCGCAGTGGTCTTTGCGGCAATCGGCGTGCAGTATTCAGAGGCGGAATATTTCAGAAGAAGCCTTGAGGAGTCGGGCGCGCTAAAACGCAGCGTGCTGTTTTTGAATTTGGCAGACGATCCGGCAATCGAGAGAATCATCACCCCAAGGGTCGCACTCACAGTGGCAGAGTACCTTGCGTATGACCTGGGCATTCACGTGCTTGTAATACTTACTGACATGACAAACTATGCGGAGGCACTCAGGGAGATCAGCGCCGCAAGAGAGGAGGTGCCTGGAAGGAAGGGATATCCTGGATACCTGTACACCGACCTGTCCACCATATACGAAAGAGCAGGAAGGCTGAGGGGCAAGAAGGGCAGCGTAACGCAGATGCCGATTCTGACAATGCCGTCAGACGACATCACGCATCCGATTCCGGATCTGACAGGCTACATCACAGAAGGGCAGATAGTATTGGGGCGTGACCTGTTCAGACAGGGAGTGTACCCGCCGGTAAACATCCTCATGAGCCTCTCAAGAATCATGAAGGACGGAATCGGCGAGGGAAGGACGAGGGCGGACCACCAGGAGATATCAAATCAGAATTACGACGCTTATTCCAGGGCACAAGAGGTGAGGGCGCTTGCAGGAATCGTAGGCAAGGCAGGACTCACAGGAGTGGACCTCAAATACCTGGAGGTGGGAGACGACTTTGAAAAAGAGTTCCTCACGCAGGGCGTGGACGAGAACAGGACCATCGAGGAGACGCTGTCCCTGCAGTGGAAGGTCGCATCACTATTACCAAAGAACGAGCTAACCAAAGTCAAAGACAAGTTTATCGACCAATACTATAAGGAAAGATAGCTAAATGTCGTTTGGACAGAACGTTGCAGCAACAAAGATTGAGCTGCTAAAATACAAGCGTTCGAGTCAGGTCGCAACGATGGTACAAAAGATTCTCGACGACAAACGCAAGGTGCTTTTAAAAAACATCGAGGAGATGATCACGGAGGCAAACAAGGCGCGGGGCGGAATATGGGAGCCGCTCCAGGACATCTACAAGTCGGTAAACGACGCATACCTGTCCCTTGGAACTGCGACCGTCGACTCTACTGCGCAGT
Proteins encoded in this region:
- a CDS encoding V-type ATP synthase subunit B, whose amino-acid sequence is MSSQGGVQYSKIAEIKGPLVIVDGVESVAFDELVEIQTAEGKRLGKVLEVGNGKAIVQVFEGTTGLSISGTSAKFAGKVMEMPVSEQVLGRVFDGLGRPIDGLPDPIAEKFIDINGEPMNPEQREYPRDFIQTGVSVIDGMLTLVRGQKLPIFSGSGMSHNILAAQVARQAAVVGTTDEFAVVFAAIGVQYSEAEYFRRSLEESGALKRSVLFLNLADDPAIERIITPRVALTVAEYLAYDLGIHVLVILTDMTNYAEALREISAAREEVPGRKGYPGYLYTDLSTIYERAGRLRGKKGSVTQMPILTMPSDDITHPIPDLTGYITEGQIVLGRDLFRQGVYPPVNILMSLSRIMKDGIGEGRTRADHQEISNQNYDAYSRAQEVRALAGIVGKAGLTGVDLKYLEVGDDFEKEFLTQGVDENRTIEETLSLQWKVASLLPKNELTKVKDKFIDQYYKER